One region of Deinococcus budaensis genomic DNA includes:
- a CDS encoding tautomerase family protein, whose protein sequence is MPYLKVTCARLPAERKAEVARQLTEAVNLLFFSPRGGPSREELREHTTVHFSEFRDEDLYIGGRTPRERGRVDLTAELSDWNMSVRKQRRVARHLTPVLARLFGMEGDLDGINLRFHSYPPRDFAVGGRLLSDRVPWIGQVLKRRAG, encoded by the coding sequence ATGCCTTACCTGAAAGTGACCTGTGCCCGGCTGCCTGCTGAGCGCAAGGCCGAGGTGGCCCGGCAGCTCACCGAGGCGGTGAACCTGCTCTTCTTCTCGCCGCGCGGCGGCCCCAGCCGGGAGGAACTGCGTGAGCACACGACCGTCCACTTCAGCGAGTTCCGCGACGAGGACCTGTACATCGGTGGGCGCACCCCCCGCGAGCGGGGCCGGGTGGACCTCACCGCCGAACTCTCCGACTGGAACATGAGCGTGAGAAAGCAGCGCCGGGTGGCCCGGCATCTGACGCCCGTCCTGGCCCGGCTCTTCGGGATGGAGGGGGATCTGGACGGGATCAACCTCCGGTTCCACTCCTACCCGCCGCGCGATTTTGCGGTGGGCGGGCGCCTGCTGTCCGACCGGGTGCCCTGGATCGGACAGGTCCTCAAGCGGCGCGCCGGGTAG
- the argJ gene encoding bifunctional glutamate N-acetyltransferase/amino-acid acetyltransferase ArgJ, with protein sequence MTDSGRTFPKGFSAAAMSAGIKPSGRTDLSCVVSDADCAWAFAGTRSAAAAACVTRNRELAAGSGPVRALVVNAGNANAATGAQGTRDNAELAGALGSVLGIGAELVLTASTGIIGHLLPMDRVLGGVEHLPDGLERGADAFAQAIMTTDTRPKVAQATLSTGARILGTAKGSGMIHPDMATMFAFAFTDARVDQGALRAAFPAIVNRTFNAVTVDGDTSTNDMAVVLANGRAGEVDLPEFLAALEGVLRELARMIAADGEGATKLLTVRVSGARTEAEALAAARTCCVSPLLKSAVHGNDPNWGRVIMAVGRSGAALEVERMTVAVQGTPVFAGRPLPYDAAAVSAAMRAEEVVFEVGLGVGDARGEAWGCDLSAGYVSINAEYTT encoded by the coding sequence ATGACCGATTCGGGACGGACCTTTCCCAAAGGCTTCAGCGCAGCGGCGATGAGTGCCGGAATCAAACCGAGCGGCCGCACCGACCTGTCGTGCGTGGTGAGCGACGCGGACTGCGCCTGGGCTTTTGCGGGCACCCGCAGCGCGGCGGCGGCGGCCTGCGTGACCCGCAACCGCGAGCTGGCCGCCGGGAGCGGGCCGGTCCGGGCGCTGGTGGTGAACGCCGGAAATGCCAACGCGGCGACCGGGGCGCAGGGAACCCGGGACAACGCGGAGTTGGCAGGGGCGCTGGGCAGCGTGCTGGGCATCGGCGCCGAGTTGGTGCTGACCGCCTCCACCGGCATCATCGGCCACCTGTTGCCGATGGACCGGGTGCTGGGCGGCGTGGAGCACCTGCCGGACGGGCTGGAGCGCGGCGCGGACGCTTTCGCCCAGGCGATCATGACCACCGACACCCGGCCCAAGGTGGCCCAGGCTACGCTCAGCACCGGCGCCCGCATCCTGGGCACCGCCAAGGGCAGCGGCATGATCCACCCCGACATGGCGACCATGTTCGCCTTCGCCTTTACCGACGCGCGGGTGGATCAGGGGGCGCTGCGGGCGGCCTTTCCGGCCATCGTGAACCGGACGTTCAATGCGGTCACGGTGGACGGCGACACCAGCACCAACGACATGGCCGTGGTGCTGGCTAACGGGCGGGCGGGCGAGGTGGACCTGCCCGAGTTCCTGGCGGCGCTGGAGGGCGTGCTGCGCGAGCTGGCCCGCATGATCGCCGCCGACGGCGAGGGGGCGACCAAGCTGCTCACGGTGCGCGTCTCGGGCGCCCGCACCGAGGCCGAGGCGCTGGCCGCCGCCCGCACCTGCTGCGTCAGCCCACTGCTCAAGAGCGCGGTGCACGGCAACGACCCCAACTGGGGCCGGGTGATCATGGCGGTGGGGCGCAGCGGCGCGGCGCTGGAGGTCGAGCGGATGACGGTCGCGGTGCAGGGCACGCCGGTCTTCGCGGGCCGTCCCCTGCCTTACGACGCGGCGGCGGTCAGCGCGGCCATGCGCGCTGAGGAAGTCGTCTTCGAGGTGGGGCTGGGCGTGGGGGACGCCCGCGGCGAGGCCTGGGGCTGCGACCTCAGCGCCGGGTACGTGAGCATCAACGCCGAATACACGACCTGA
- a CDS encoding serine/threonine-protein kinase produces MRGVPDLPDFQPLFQTRVLAQRGGVRSEAGEWGGQAVFVKTLLSDDPAAAQRFEHEGEIAAALDHPGVVPLLARRPAQLIFPWLEGQTLRERVEAGPLSAAEALEVADGLLAAVAHLHARGVTHHDLKPENVLLEGGQARSGSVRLIDFGMSHSRALALDIHGGTRMGTPHFMAPEQFRGVRGDPRSDLYSVGVLLFDCLAGHPPYADALGWLTGLTDERAPLPGPPELHGVLCAALSRDPAGRPASAQALRSALREAARALGLELERACP; encoded by the coding sequence ATGCGGGGCGTGCCGGACCTTCCTGACTTCCAGCCTCTTTTCCAGACCCGGGTGCTGGCGCAGCGCGGCGGCGTGCGGAGCGAGGCGGGCGAATGGGGCGGGCAGGCGGTGTTCGTCAAGACCCTGCTCTCGGACGATCCGGCCGCCGCGCAGCGCTTCGAGCACGAGGGCGAGATCGCGGCGGCGCTCGACCACCCGGGGGTCGTGCCGCTGCTGGCCCGCCGCCCCGCGCAGTTGATCTTTCCCTGGCTGGAGGGCCAGACGCTGCGCGAGCGGGTGGAGGCCGGGCCGCTGTCTGCCGCCGAGGCGCTGGAGGTGGCCGACGGGCTGCTCGCCGCCGTGGCCCACCTGCACGCCCGGGGGGTGACCCACCACGACCTCAAGCCCGAGAACGTGCTGCTCGAAGGCGGGCAGGCCCGCAGCGGCAGCGTGCGCCTGATCGACTTCGGCATGAGCCATTCGCGGGCGCTGGCGCTGGACATCCACGGCGGCACCCGCATGGGCACTCCGCATTTCATGGCCCCCGAGCAGTTCCGGGGCGTGCGCGGCGACCCGCGCAGCGACCTGTACTCGGTGGGCGTGCTGCTGTTCGACTGCCTCGCCGGGCACCCGCCCTACGCCGACGCGCTGGGCTGGCTGACCGGCCTGACCGACGAACGCGCCCCCCTGCCCGGCCCTCCCGAGCTGCACGGGGTCCTGTGCGCGGCCCTCAGCCGCGACCCGGCTGGCCGCCCGGCCTCGGCGCAGGCGCTGCGGTCGGCGCTGCGCGAGGCGGCGCGGGCGCTGGGGCTGGAGCTGGAGCGCGCGTGCCCCTGA